The genomic interval ATCTGGCCTGCTGTGGGGAGAGTGTGTGTGGTAAGGGTGCATGTAAAGGAAGGCATAACGCTCTCTGGGAGAATATCCAGCAAGGGCAAAAAAGGATGAAAGACAGGAAGGGATGTGGGCCATGGCACGGACTCGGCGCATGAAGGCAAACGGCGAAGAGGCTTACTACTGTCAGGTTTCGTCAGGCTAAGCATCAGTTGCCCCGCCAAGACCCCATACATAGCTCGATGGAATGGACCCTTTCCTCCCAGGAGGTGCCCATGGGCCTCAGTGTGAGATCCCTGCGCTCCTCGTCCACCCATTCGAGAAGGATTTCGAGGGCATCGGCGCCAAAGGCCCCTTGTCCGTATTCGGCCCATTCCACGACGAGGATGGCCTCTTCTCCGATGGCGTCCTTTAGCCCGATCTCTGAGAGATCAGCCCCGGGACCGAGGCGGTATAGATCCGCGTGAACCAGGGGAATGCGCCCCTCTTCATAGACATTGACAAGGGTAAAGGAGGGACTCGAGACCTCGTTCTCATCCACGCCAAGCTCGCGTGCGATCTTTTTCGTAAGCGTGGTCTTGCCAGCCCCCAAATCTCCGGAGAGAAGGATGACATCTCCGGGTTGGAGGACGGCGGCAAGGCATCGGGCGAACCTTTCAAGGTCTCCGAGACCTGTGATGCGGAAGTTCCGTCTCGGATCGCCGGGCTTATTCACTTGATGAGCCTGCGACGGAGGAGGATAGTGGCGATCCACGTGAAGGCCGCGGCGTGGAAGGCCGTCACAGACACCCCGACAAGGACGTCCCCCATGGATCCCCCGTAGCAGAGGACTCGTGAGGCCTCGACGACATGCGCGAGTGGAAGGACCCTTATGATACCCTGGATCCATGGTGTCAGGTTTTCCAAGGGGAAAAAGATGCCGGAGAAGAGAAACAGCGGCGTGATGAATAGGGATGTGAAATAGTTGAAGAACTCGTAGTTCCTCGCAAGGGAGGTCATTATAAGGCCGAGGGAAGCAAATGCCATTCCTTCAAGGAAGAGGACCGGAAAGAGAAAAACAGAGGTCGCTGCCGGCGTGACCCCAAAAATGGGAAAGGCAGCGAACATGACAAATCCAGAGATGATGCCCTTGGTGG from Deltaproteobacteria bacterium carries:
- the tsaE gene encoding tRNA (adenosine(37)-N6)-threonylcarbamoyltransferase complex ATPase subunit type 1 TsaE, which translates into the protein MNKPGDPRRNFRITGLGDLERFARCLAAVLQPGDVILLSGDLGAGKTTLTKKIARELGVDENEVSSPSFTLVNVYEEGRIPLVHADLYRLGPGADLSEIGLKDAIGEEAILVVEWAEYGQGAFGADALEILLEWVDEERRDLTLRPMGTSWEERVHSIELCMGSWRGN
- a CDS encoding ABC transporter permease; this encodes MSPLFAKVWMRNCRVWRKYVTASLIGNLGQPLLFLAAMGFGLRGEITDINGMTYLQFIAPGLVTSAVMYSAAFETTYGSYTRLSTQRTYEAILMTLLTPSDLALGEITWGATKGIISGFVMFAAFPIFGVTPAATSVFLFPVLFLEGMAFASLGLIMTSLARNYEFFNYFTSLFITPLFLFSGIFFPLENLTPWIQGIIRVLPLAHVVEASRVLCYGGSMGDVLVGVSVTAFHAAAFTWIATILLRRRLIK